In a single window of the Necator americanus strain Aroian chromosome X, whole genome shotgun sequence genome:
- a CDS encoding hypothetical protein (NECATOR_CHRX.G22570.T1) codes for MRQKTRRRSNRHKKSQYKNVVTFAAGNARTYLDINIRGRSLRFQLDTGADITLVSRQTWKKLGSPPLEPCIMPVKTADGSPMKTDGTFSTEFFFKDRTTGKNILGNGTCYVTEGTNLLGLEWCIQLRAYKELKDKYHCRMVTKEEANREEIIADLKKQYAEVFNCGLGRCVKTRAKLSLRGNAVAVFKKKRPVPYASVPDLDAEIDRLVAEEVISPAEHSEWATPIVVVKKKSRQIRLC; via the coding sequence ATGCGACAGAAAACAAGAAGACGGTCCAACCGTCACAAGAAAAGCCAGTACAAGAACGTTGTCACCTTCGCCGCTGGGAACGCTCGAACCTACCTCGATATCAATATCAGGGGACGTTCTCTACGCTTCCAGCTCGACACAGGCGCAGATATCACGTTGGTATCACGTCAAACGTGGAAAAAGCTCGGATCTCCACCCTTGGAACCCTGTATCATGCCAGTCAAAACGGCAGATGGATCACCGATGAAGACTGATGGAACATTCTCCAcagaattctttttcaaagaccGGACAACAGGGAAGAACATCCTAGGTAATGGAACTTGTTACGTCACCGAAGGCACGAATCTGCTAGGACTGGAGTGGTGTATTCAACTTCGAGCGTATAAGGAGTTGAAAGACAAATACCACTGCCGAATGGTGACTAAAGAAGAAGCAAACCGAGAGGAAATCATCGCAGACTTGAAGAAGCAATACGCAGAAGTGTTCAACTGTGGACTTGGCAGATGCGTCAAGACTAGGGCGAAGTTGTCGTTGAGGGGCAACGCAGTAgctgttttcaagaaaaagcgACCAGTGCCCTATGCCTCTGTGCCGGATTTGGATGCTGAAATTGATCGACTGGTTGCCGAAGAAGTGATCTCGCCAGCAGAGCATTCAGAGTGGGCCACGCCTATCGTTGTagtcaagaagaaaagtaggCAAATCCGTTTGTGCTGA